Below is a window of Nitrospirota bacterium DNA.
CAGGATGATGAAGACTGTCTTGCAATCTGTCCATATTTATCTTTTACGATTTCTTTTATTTCGTCTTTGTCTTTCATACTTTCCTCTCCGGCCATGGATTGCATACCATTTCAGTGCCTGAACCTGCTATTTGGCAATGATTTCTTTCACCCGTCCAACAATGCCGCTTTCAAGGCGCACCTTGATGCCATGTGGATGTGAAGGTGACTTTGTCAGGATATCATTAACGACTCCTTCTGTCAGCCTTCCAGAACGCTGGTCCTCTTTCGTTACCACCCGTACAATCATTCCCGGCTTTATATCCGCCCTCTTTATCCCCTGAATGATGACAATATCTCCTTAAAGTTCGTAAGCCCTGCCTCGATATTTTCGATGATCTCAGCGGCCAGTGTGTCGGGATCCGGCAGGTGGCCGAGGTCTGCCAGGGACGTGTCCTTCAACCATGTGGCGTCAAGGCTATTAAGGTCTTGTATTTCAGAAATCGTTTCTGCACTTTGTCCAGGTCATGTTTTGCTATAATATCATAAGCAGCCAGAAAAAAACCGCCTGTACCACAGGCAGGGTCAGCAATGATTTTCATAGGTTCAGGCCGGATGCATTGCTGCTCATATTTCAATTTCCCTTGTAAATTGTGCTGATAAAACATAACCACCGGCTTTAGGCGGGCCTTCAAATTCAATAACTTCAATTACTCTTAATATCTTGATGTAGCGGTTCACTGTAGGTACTGATACCTTTAATCCTATCGCCAGTTCATCAGCTTTTTGAAGCGGCTTATTCATTACAGCAAGTACTAATTTTAGAAGTTTACTTTTTACACCCGCACTAATACCCTCAATTATCCCCTCATTTACACCCTCACTTACTCTATCACTTACTCTATCACTTACTCTATCACTTACTGTACCATCTGATACAGTAAACTTAGCAATCATCTTTTCATCCAACGGAATTATCATCTTGAAACTATTACCCTCTATAAATTGAGGTTTCTTGCCGGGTGTATAAACAGGCAGGTACTTGTTGACGTTCAATATACCGGAACCAAGTTCATCCACCCGCCCAAGCTGGGTGAAGAATTTGGCGATCAAAGGATTTTTGGAAAAAGGGGTAAAACTATCTGGACTAATAGGACCTTCACCATGTGCATTGTTTGCGTTTCCAGTCTCCACCCTGTCTTTGTATATAATGAACGTAGCAGCAAGGGCGCTGGTATATTCCCTGTGCACTATAAGGTTGGCCGCTACTTCCCGGAATATCTTAGCTCTCAGACTTACCCGTTGGTCGCCTTCCATGTAGAATTTGTCCGGCAGATGCTTAACAGTAAAATCTATTAGCCTGTCGTATGAGTCAATCAGATTGGTGTCTATGTAGTCCCGGTCATCATAACGGTCTGTATTGACCCTCCGGACTAGCGCATCAATTTTATTGTGAGGCAGGATACTCTTGATTACTTCATCTTTTCCAAGAAGGAGAGCTGCTGCAAGGGTGTATCCTTCCTTGCCTGTATCTGTATCATGCCTTCTCAAACCTGCCTTTTGGAGTATCTGTTCATCATTCAAGGTCAGCCAGGGGTGGTTGTAATTGTTGCTCCGGATCAGGTTCCGTATTCTCGGAAATAGCTCCTGTTTAAAATCCTTAAACCGCAAGAATGGATAGATTGCGCATTCGGTGTAATGCACCCGTTTGCGATTGACAAGTTCGGCAATCCGGTGGGGTTGTGTCAGCCGAAAATCACCTTCGCTGCTGCG
It encodes the following:
- a CDS encoding YwbE family protein, which encodes MQGIKRADIKPGMIVRVVTKEDQRSGRLTEGVVNDILTKSPSHPHGIKVRLESGIVGRVKEIIAK
- a CDS encoding SAM-dependent DNA methyltransferase — encoded protein: MFYQHNLQGKLKYEQQCIRPEPMKIIADPACGTGGFFLAAYDIIAKHDLDKVQKRFLKYKTLIALTPHG
- a CDS encoding putative DNA binding domain-containing protein, which codes for MSIERLKRLLRQREDIRLEFKEAKAELPETLFETICAMLNRDGGDILLGVADDGAVKGVEPSKVETLKTNLVNLSNNAQKLDPPFILFPLVHDIKGKIIIHIQMPASSQVHKTGNVVYDRSSEGDFRLTQPHRIAELVNRKRVHYTECAIYPFLRFKDFKQELFPRIRNLIRSNNYNHPWLTLNDEQILQKAGLRRHDTDTGKEGYTLAAALLLGKDEVIKSILPHNKIDALVRRVNTDRYDDRDYIDTNLIDSYDRLIDFTVKHLPDKFYMEGDQRVSLRAKIFREVAANLIVHREYTSALAATFIIYKDRVETGNANNAHGEGPISPDSFTPFSKNPLIAKFFTQLGRVDELGSGILNVNKYLPVYTPGKKPQFIEGNSFKMIIPLDEKMIAKFTVSDGTVSDRVSDRVSDRVSEGVNEGIIEGISAGVKSKLLKLVLAVMNKPLQKADELAIGLKVSVPTVNRYIKILRVIEVIEFEGPPKAGGYVLSAQFTREIEI